A window from Salvia miltiorrhiza cultivar Shanhuang (shh) chromosome 2, IMPLAD_Smil_shh, whole genome shotgun sequence encodes these proteins:
- the LOC131008181 gene encoding uncharacterized protein LOC131008181 yields MAESDHGSSSDSSDGVANAIMEEIELHNQVLAHIYGQPAPEAGRVKRPRSYVHRDREEAHLRLMQDYFHDNPTYGPTFFRRRFRMQKELFLRIVEAVQGVDTFFHMTTDAIGRDSLSPLQKCTSAIRQLATGLSADTFDEYLRVADSTGRVRND; encoded by the exons ATGGCGGAATCCGACCACGgttcttcgtctgattcatccgacggtgtagctAATGCGATCATGGAGGAGATAGAGTTGCATAATCAAGTGCTTGCTCACATCTATGGCCAGCCGGCTCCGGAGGCGGGACGTGTGAAACGTCCCCGatcttacgtccaccgtgatagAGAGGAAGCCCacctacgtcttatgcaagactacttccacgacaatccgacgtacggaCCTACATTTTTCCGGCGGCGTTTTCGAATGCAAAAGGAGCTTTTCTTGCGCATCGtggaggctgttcaaggtgtaGATACTTTCTTCCACATGACCACTGATGCAATAGGTCGGGACTCTCTTTCCccgttgcagaaatgcacgtcggctatccgccaattagccaccgggCTCTCTGCGGATACTTTTGATGAGTATCTCAGAGTCGCCGACTCCACCgggcgt GTTCGTAATGATTga
- the LOC131007818 gene encoding uncharacterized protein LOC131007818 — protein MGGGAMRAAAKMAGFTAASGGILSITAEHYSATRKAASAHPVTAALEEMKLVTNNSEATLQRPCLELEEWVFPDAEEAAGERMPRVVFGGVPTLQEAKEATSELSAALEKTYLSAPNSVENDDSETKACITTQLAVSPSVPAPAITAFKFLNESSMAKNVVASIACDQNVWNAVLQNEDLQQFLQSHTPRDPHRDWTEPVADYDGADQNSSMGSDADYDPKSPTGSSKHSEYEFVGGFVDIIQKMKSSVADMVSNLSGYMQNLFGAKGGSVNSDRTARVTADAVMQASFMGLAVMAILVILLKRTSLQSPA, from the exons ATGGGAGGCGGGGCGATGAGAGCTGCGGCGAAGATGGCGGGGTTCACCGCCGCTAGCGGCGGGATCCTCAGTATTACGGCGGAGCACTATTCTGCCACCCGGAAGGCCGCCTCAGCCCATCCGGTGACAGCGGCGTTAGAGGAAATGAAGCTGGTGACCAATAATTCGGAGGCCACCTTGCAGAGGCCGTGTTTGGAATTGGAAGAATGGGTGTTCCCTGACGCGGAGGAGGCGGCGGGTGAGCGGATGCCGAGAGTTGTCTTCGGCGGCGTGCCGACACTTCAGGAAGCCAAGGAGGCCACTTCTGAACTCTCAGCCGCACTTGAAAA GACTTATCTGTCGGCTCCAAATTCGGTTGAAAATGATGATTCAGAGACCAAAGCATGCATCACTACTCAGCTTGCTGTTTCCCCTTCTGTTCCAGCCCCTGCAATCACGGCCTTTAAGTTCTTAAATGAAAGCTCAATGGCCAAG AATGTTGTTGCTTCTATTGCCTGTGATCAAAATGTTTGGAATGCGGTATTGCAAAATGAAGATCTTCAGCAGTTTCTGCAGTCACACACACCAC GTGACCCTCATCGAGACTGGACAGAGCCAGTTGCAGATTATGATGGTGCTGATCAGAACTCTTCGATGGGATCAGATGCAGACTATGATCCCAAAAGCCCCACCGGGTCATCTAAGCATTCAGAATATGAGTTTGTGGGCGGATTTGTCGATATTATTCAGAAGATGAAGAGTAGTGTGGCTGATATGGTGAGCAACTTGTCCGGTTACATGCAGAATCTATTCGGAGCGAAGGGTGGCAGTGTGAACTCCGATAGGACGGCAAGAGTAACTGCAGATGCTGTCATGCAAGCATCATTCATGGGATTGGCTGTAATGGCCATACTTGTGATCTTGCTGAAGCGAACGAGCTTACAATCGCCTGCATAA
- the LOC131007817 gene encoding mRNA cap guanine-N7 methyltransferase 1: protein MKRGYQESSSSSSYVPPQSKVKYNPEGDVQFLEDENTKIFARKVADHYSARTNQTLEEREASPIIHLKKLNNWIKSVLIQLYAKKGDAVLDLACGKGGDLIKWDKAKIGYYVGIDIADGSIEDCRTRYNGDADHHQRRKKFSFPARLICGDCFEAQLDKVLAEDAPFDICSCQFAMHYSWSTEARARRALANVSALLRPGGIFIGTMPDANVIVKKLREAEGLQFGNSVYWIRFDKEFDDKKFKSSSPFGIKYKFHLEDAVDCPEWIVPFHIFKALAEEYGLELVFVKNSHVFVDEYMKKPEFVELMRRLGALGDGKDDNSTLSPDEWEVAYLYSAFVLRKRGKPDQAPVSSRRDKGKMNLSKEDIIFINDQP from the exons ATGAAGCGAGGCTATCAAGAATCTTCATCATCGAGTTCTTATGTACCCCCTCAGTCCAAAGTAAAGTATAATCCTGAAG GTGATGTACAATTTCTAGAGGATGAGAATACTAAGATATTTGCAAGGAAAGTGGCTGATCATTACAGTGCAAGGACGAATCAGACGCTCGAAGAACGAGAAGCAAGCCCTATAATTCACCTGAAGAAACTCAATAATTGG ATAAAGAGTGTGTTGATTCAGCTATATGCAAAAAAAGGAGATGCAGTTCTTGATTTGGCTTGTGGGAAG GGTGGTGACCTCATCAAATGGGACAAAGCAAAGATTGGTTATTATGTCGGTATTGATATAGCTGATGGATCG ATAGAGGACTGCCGCACGCGATATAATGGTGATGCAGATCATCACCAGCGTCGCAAAAAATTCTCCTTTCCTGCCAGACTCATATGCGGAGATTGCTTCGAG GCCCAGCTAGATAAGGTTTTGGCGGAAGATGCTCCATTTGATATATGTAGCTGCCAG TTTGCCATGCATTACTCATGGTCTACAGAGGCGCGTGCCAGGCGGGCCTTAGCCAATGTATCAGCTTTACTTCGGCCAGGAGGCATCTTCATTGGAACAATGCCAGATGCCAATGTCATCGTAAAAAAACTTAGAGAAG CCGAGGGGCTACAATTCGGCAATAGTGTTTACTGGATACGTTTCGATAAAGAATTTGACGACAAG AAATTTAAGTCTTCAAGTCCCTTTGGCATCAAGTACAAGTTCCATCTAGAG GATGCTGTTGATTGTCCTGAGTGGATCGttccttttcatatttttaaagCACTGGCAGAAGAG TATGGTTTGGAGTTGGTCTTTGTTAAAAATTCACATGTGTTTGTGGACGAGTACATGAAGAAGCCTGAATTTGTTGAGCTCATGAGAAGACTTGGTGCTTTAGGTGATGGCAAAGATGACAATA GTACGTTATCACCGGACGAGTGGGAGGTGGCTTACTTATATTCGGCTTTTGTGTTGAGAAAG CGAGGGAAACCAGATCAAGCCCCGGTGAGTAGTAGACGAGACAAGGGTAAGATGAACCTTTCAAAAGAGgatatcatcttcatcaacGACCAACCTTAA